CACGACCCGTAGGATACAAAATTGGTTTTTTCAAGCGCTATCACATTCATTCCAGGCTTTCTTTTTTTTGCCTGGCTTGCAGCACTCATACCTGCTGCAACTCCACCGATGATTACAACATTTTCCGACATACCTTCTCCTTATTCAAAACGGATTATTTCTTTTAATAAATCTTCTTCACTTTTTATCCCGTACAGTATGGTTTGATCGTTGATAACAATCTCAGGAGTTGATCTGAGATTATATCTTGTCTGGAATTCAGGGAAAGATATAACATCTATAAGATGTACGGTTATCAGTTCACTGCTGATCGCAAATCTTACTGCTGTCCTGCCTGCAATAGGTGTATAAGGACACGTTTGTGTTCCAAGCACCTTTATGTTTACTGGTTTTTTAAGCTTTTCAATCTCTTTAAGTACATCGGATTTCAAGGGATGTCCTCCCTTCGATATGTCAGATACAAGATCAAGAAAACACTCTACAAAATTGGTAGGAGTACCATAGTACCTTATACCATAATCCTTAGCCCCTATGAATGCCATTGCAGGACATCTTTCTATTCCAAATTTTTTAATCAAATCAGGCTGCTGTATCTCATTCACGAGCTCTAAAATTACTTTATCGGATGCCTCTTCAAGTTCTGTAAGTAACAGTTTTATATGCGGACACTGATGACAGCTTTTTTCTGGTTCAAAGAAGATAATCTTTATTTCATCAGTAATCGCTTTAAGTTTTTCCTGATGCGTCTGAGTATCCTGTAGAATGGAGAATTTCATACCTTACTTATGTTAAACCGTAATAAATCGTAGCAGTCTTAATTAAGTGCCGACATTACCCAATCTACGAATTGATCCTCCGGCAAAGCTCCAACAAATTCTACCGTTTCATTTATAACAATCTTAGGAACGGACTGAACGCCGTATTTATTGCTTATCTCTGGAAATTCTGTTGCTTCTACCATATCTCCTGTAACAAGATCATTCTCCATTGCTATCTTATGAGCCATTCTTACCGCTCTCGGACAATACGGACAGCTCGGTGTAACGAATACCTGTATTCGTATCGGTTTATTGATCCCTTTTATTTTTTTTATTGATTCACTAGTAAGATTGGATTTACCGAGAGATACATCCATTATGTCCTCTACAATAGATGAAAACTCATACCCTGCCGGGATACCATAGTATCTTATTCCATAATCCTTTACCCCCTCTATAATCAGTGCAGGTCCCTTATCTATCTTGTATTGTTCTGCTTTATCCTTCTGGGTGTCATAATCGTAAAATTCCACTTTTATCTTATCCGATAGCTCTCCAAGCTCCTGCATAAGTTCTTTCTCTTCCTTACAATACATGCAGTTATCTGCCTGTGTAAAAAGTATGAGTTTTATCTGATTTGGCAATTTTGAAAACTCGTTTTTTAAATACTCTTTATCTTTATCCTGTAGTAATCCCATGTTTTCTCCTTTTATTCCTTTTTATTTTCTGTTTTCTTCTATATACTTTTCAGCAGAATACGCTGAGATTGCCCCGTCGCCTACAGCAGTAGCTACCTGTCGCAGGAGTTTTGTCCTTACATCTCCTGCTGCAAAAATACCGGGTATGTTCGTTTCCATATTTTCGTTTGTAATAATATAACCGTTTTCATCAAGCGACACCAGTCCTTTTACGAAATCCGTATTGGGTTTTGTTCCAATAAACACAAAAACTCCATCAATCTTTTTTTCGGTTACATCCCCTGTCTTTATATTTTTTAAAGACACAGACTCAACATATTTATTGCCTTTTATCTCTGTAATAACCGTATCCCATATAAATTCAATACTCTGCATTGCAAAGGCTCTCTCTTGCAATATTTTTACAGCTCTCAGCTTATCTCTCCTATGAATAATATAAATCTTCTTTGCGAATTTTGTAAGAAATATTGCCTCACCGATAGCCGTATCTCCACCGCCAACAACAACTACCTCCCTATCCCTGAAGAATGCAGCATCACATGTCGCGCAATAAGACACGCCTTTCCCTGTAAACTGTTTCTCTCCATTTACATTCAATTTAAGATTTTCTGCACCAGAACCGATGATTATTGTTTTTGTTGTCAGATGGCCATCCGTTGTATCAACACGCTTGGTTTCACTATCCGCCTTTATGCCTGTTACACCACTGTCCTTTATTTCAAGTCCAAAAGAACGGGCCTGCTCTTCCATTGAAAAGGTAAGATCAGCTCCAGATATACCCTTTGGGAAACCCGGATAATTTTCTACAATATCTGTAACTACTACCTGGCCGCCGATTGCCTTCTCTTCAAATAAAACTGTTTTAAGCCTTGCCCTGGATGCATAGATTCCTGCCGTAAGCCCCGCAGGACCTCCACCAATAATTACACAATCGTAGATTTGTCCGGCATCCGCTTTCGAGCCTTTGTTAATTATTAAGTCTGGTAAGGACATCTCCTATTACCCTTTCATATTCTGTTGTCTTTATTGCCCCGGATATCTTTTCTATAGGCTCCCCTTGATAATAAATAAGAACAGCGGGAAGAGCGGTTATTTGATAATTTGAAATTATTGACGGACACAGATCATAATTTACCTTATAGAAGGTTACTTTGTTTTTATACTTTTTTGTAAGCTTCTCAAGTTCTTCCTTAACAGGATTGCACTGCTTACACCAGTCAGCCCAGAAATTAATTATAACCGGAACATTTGATTTTAATACCAACCTGTAAAATTCTTCGCAGTTTATACTCAGGATGGAATCCGATTTTGATTTTTTAACTTCTGTATCTATTTTTTGGGCTTTGACCATGCTATTTACAGCACTTTATCTAAAAGTTTTTCGATCGTAGACTTGGGAACAGCACCAACTATCTGATCTACCACCTTGCCCCCCTTAAAAAGCATAAGTGTCGGTATGCCCATTATCCCATATTTTGTAGGTATGCTTGGGTTTTCATCCGTGTTTAACTTGCCAAATTTTATTTTATCATTATACTTATCCGCAAGTGCACTAACAGCAGGTGAAACCATTCTACATGGAACACACCACTCTGCCCAGAAATCTACAAGCACCGGTTTTTCTGTTTTTAAAACCTCTGCCTCAAAATTCCCATCCGTAAATTCTTGCATATTATTTTCACCCATTCTATACTCCTTTATATATATTTTTTTTATTACTCCGGTGTGATAATACTTATCAAATATTCGTATCACTCTTTTTTAAAAACCATCTGTACGTTTCTCCGATTCCTGCTTTTATGTCAATAACCGGTCTCCATCCGAATGAAGCGGCTTTATCATTTGATAATATATCAACCTGATCATTATGTTTCAAGACTTCAACAGGCATATCGGGTTTCCCTGTAATTTGTTTGAAGATATCAAGCAGTTCTGAGATTTTAATTCCCCTGCCTGAACTTATGTTAAAAATATTATTATCCCATTTACCAGAGAGCGCTGTTATAAAAGCATTAACCGCATCATCTACAAACAGAAAATCATAATTCGATCCAATACTATCGTAGAGTTTAATCTTATCACCTTTTTTAATACCGGTAGCCATATCAAAAACAGGATTACGCTCCATAAAAGGCCCATAAAGCCTTGATAGCCTTAATATGGTATAGGGAACGGAAAATTTTTCGTTGTAAATCAATATCATATTTTCTGCATTCCATTTGGTAAATCCGTAATAACCCTCCTTCGGTACAGGATCGCCTTCCTTTGCATATTCCGGTTTCTTGTAAACCGCGCCTGATGAGGAAAAAATCATTTTTTTAACTTTGTTTCTCCGTACCAACTCAAGCACGTTAACAGTACCGAGAACATTAACCATAAAACAGCTTAGAGGATCATCCATAGCCTTTCTCTCCGATGAAACACTCGCCAGGTGAAACACGTATTCTACATTTTTAAATGCACGTTCTATATCTGCATACTTTGACACATCACCGGCAGAAAAATGGAATAAAGGGTTCTTTATCAATGTTTTGATAGATTCTTTTTCTGATCTTGAAAGTCCGTAAACTTCATGACCTTTACTGATAACCGCCTCTGCAAGGTGCTTGCCGAGCAAACTTGTAACACCCGTTATTCC
This is a stretch of genomic DNA from Deltaproteobacteria bacterium. It encodes these proteins:
- a CDS encoding thioredoxin family protein translates to MKFSILQDTQTHQEKLKAITDEIKIIFFEPEKSCHQCPHIKLLLTELEEASDKVILELVNEIQQPDLIKKFGIERCPAMAFIGAKDYGIRYYGTPTNFVECFLDLVSDISKGGHPLKSDVLKEIEKLKKPVNIKVLGTQTCPYTPIAGRTAVRFAISSELITVHLIDVISFPEFQTRYNLRSTPEIVINDQTILYGIKSEEDLLKEIIRFE
- a CDS encoding thioredoxin family protein, which translates into the protein MGLLQDKDKEYLKNEFSKLPNQIKLILFTQADNCMYCKEEKELMQELGELSDKIKVEFYDYDTQKDKAEQYKIDKGPALIIEGVKDYGIRYYGIPAGYEFSSIVEDIMDVSLGKSNLTSESIKKIKGINKPIRIQVFVTPSCPYCPRAVRMAHKIAMENDLVTGDMVEATEFPEISNKYGVQSVPKIVINETVEFVGALPEDQFVDWVMSALN
- the trxB gene encoding thioredoxin-disulfide reductase, whose product is MSLPDLIINKGSKADAGQIYDCVIIGGGPAGLTAGIYASRARLKTVLFEEKAIGGQVVVTDIVENYPGFPKGISGADLTFSMEEQARSFGLEIKDSGVTGIKADSETKRVDTTDGHLTTKTIIIGSGAENLKLNVNGEKQFTGKGVSYCATCDAAFFRDREVVVVGGGDTAIGEAIFLTKFAKKIYIIHRRDKLRAVKILQERAFAMQSIEFIWDTVITEIKGNKYVESVSLKNIKTGDVTEKKIDGVFVFIGTKPNTDFVKGLVSLDENGYIITNENMETNIPGIFAAGDVRTKLLRQVATAVGDGAISAYSAEKYIEENRK
- a CDS encoding thioredoxin family protein; the encoded protein is MVKAQKIDTEVKKSKSDSILSINCEEFYRLVLKSNVPVIINFWADWCKQCNPVKEELEKLTKKYKNKVTFYKVNYDLCPSIISNYQITALPAVLIYYQGEPIEKISGAIKTTEYERVIGDVLTRLNN
- the trxA gene encoding thioredoxin; translation: MGENNMQEFTDGNFEAEVLKTEKPVLVDFWAEWCVPCRMVSPAVSALADKYNDKIKFGKLNTDENPSIPTKYGIMGIPTLMLFKGGKVVDQIVGAVPKSTIEKLLDKVL
- a CDS encoding NAD-dependent epimerase/dehydratase family protein translates to MKIGITGVTSLLGKHLAEAVISKGHEVYGLSRSEKESIKTLIKNPLFHFSAGDVSKYADIERAFKNVEYVFHLASVSSERKAMDDPLSCFMVNVLGTVNVLELVRRNKVKKMIFSSSGAVYKKPEYAKEGDPVPKEGYYGFTKWNAENMILIYNEKFSVPYTILRLSRLYGPFMERNPVFDMATGIKKGDKIKLYDSIGSNYDFLFVDDAVNAFITALSGKWDNNIFNISSGRGIKISELLDIFKQITGKPDMPVEVLKHNDQVDILSNDKAASFGWRPVIDIKAGIGETYRWFLKKSDTNI